A DNA window from Citrobacter tructae contains the following coding sequences:
- the tcyL gene encoding cystine ABC transporter permease: MQESIQLVIDSLPYLLKGAVFTLQLSIGGMFFGLVLGFILALMRLSPLLPVRWLARIYISIFRGTPLIAQLFMIYYGLPQFGIELDPIPAAMIGLSLNTAAYAAETLRAAISSIDKGQWEAGASIGMTRWQTMRRAILPQAARVALPPLSNSFISLVKDTSLAATIQVPELFRQAQLITSRTLEVFTMYLAASLIYWVMATVLSALQNYFEEQLNRQEREPK; the protein is encoded by the coding sequence ATGCAAGAAAGTATCCAACTGGTGATTGATTCGCTGCCCTACCTGCTCAAAGGCGCGGTATTTACGCTGCAGCTAAGTATTGGCGGGATGTTCTTTGGCCTGGTGCTGGGGTTTATCCTCGCCCTGATGCGCCTGTCGCCGCTGCTGCCTGTGCGCTGGCTGGCTCGCATTTATATCTCCATTTTTCGCGGCACTCCGCTGATAGCTCAGCTGTTTATGATCTACTACGGCCTGCCACAATTTGGCATTGAGTTGGACCCGATCCCGGCGGCGATGATTGGTTTGTCGCTGAACACTGCGGCGTATGCGGCTGAAACGCTGCGTGCTGCCATCTCCTCTATTGATAAAGGTCAGTGGGAGGCGGGGGCCAGTATCGGCATGACACGCTGGCAAACCATGCGTCGGGCGATCCTACCGCAGGCGGCGCGGGTGGCCTTACCGCCGCTGAGCAACAGCTTTATCAGCCTGGTGAAGGATACGTCGCTGGCGGCGACAATCCAGGTGCCGGAACTGTTCCGTCAGGCGCAGCTAATCACCTCGCGCACGCTGGAAGTGTTCACCATGTATCTGGCGGCCTCGCTGATTTACTGGGTGATGGCGACGGTGCTTTCCGCACTGCAGAACTATTTTGAAGAACAACTGAACCGCCAGGAGAGAGAGCCGAAATGA
- the fliD gene encoding flagellar filament capping protein FliD, with the protein MASFTSLGVGSNLPLDTLLTNLTIAEKKRLNPITQQQSDNTSRLTAYGTLKSSLEKFQTANTALNKPELFRSTTVTSSTEDLKVSTESGAAPGIYTISVTQLAQAQSLSTANVASSKDALGNGSATRTIKIEQPGRKEPLEIKLSQDKTTLDDISKAINDTDSGISASIVKVNENEFRLVLTAAEGTDSKMTISVEGDSKLNDLLAYDSKTGTGKMDELVEAQNAKLTMNGIDIERQSNKVTDAPQGVTLELTKKVTDARITVTKSNDKATEAIKGWVDAYNSLLDTFNTLTKYKAVDPGAEEQDTSNGALLGDSVVRTIQTGIRAQFANGASEGAFKTLNEIGIKQDGATGKLKIDDDKLKKALNENTASVRELLVGDGKETGITTKIATEVKGYLADDGIIDSAQDSINATLKKLTKQYLSVSASIEDTVARYTAQFTQLDTMMSKLNNTSNYLSQQFTAMSNS; encoded by the coding sequence ATGGCTTCATTTACATCTCTCGGCGTCGGTTCAAACCTGCCACTGGATACATTGCTGACGAACCTGACCATCGCTGAGAAAAAACGCTTAAACCCGATCACACAACAACAGAGCGACAATACATCTCGTCTGACGGCTTATGGCACACTAAAAAGCTCACTGGAAAAATTCCAGACTGCAAATACTGCACTAAATAAACCTGAGTTATTCAGAAGTACGACTGTCACCAGCAGCACTGAGGACTTAAAAGTCTCCACCGAGTCCGGGGCTGCACCAGGCATATATACCATTAGTGTCACGCAATTGGCTCAGGCACAGTCTTTAAGCACCGCAAATGTAGCTTCAAGCAAAGATGCTCTGGGTAATGGTTCTGCTACCCGTACGATTAAGATTGAACAACCAGGTCGTAAAGAACCGCTGGAGATTAAACTCTCTCAAGATAAAACGACGCTGGATGATATCAGTAAAGCGATAAACGATACCGACAGCGGTATCTCAGCCAGCATTGTTAAAGTCAATGAGAATGAATTTCGTCTGGTGCTGACTGCTGCCGAAGGTACGGATAGCAAAATGACTATCTCCGTAGAAGGAGACAGCAAGCTTAACGATTTACTGGCCTACGACAGCAAAACTGGTACCGGTAAAATGGACGAATTGGTTGAAGCGCAAAACGCGAAATTAACCATGAACGGTATTGATATTGAACGTCAGAGCAACAAAGTGACCGATGCCCCGCAGGGCGTGACGCTGGAACTGACTAAAAAAGTAACCGATGCGCGTATAACCGTTACGAAAAGCAATGACAAAGCCACTGAAGCGATTAAAGGCTGGGTGGATGCTTATAACTCTCTGCTAGATACGTTTAATACACTGACCAAATACAAAGCCGTAGATCCTGGTGCGGAAGAACAAGACACAAGTAATGGCGCACTGCTTGGCGACAGTGTCGTTCGAACGATTCAAACAGGTATCCGCGCACAATTTGCTAACGGAGCAAGTGAAGGTGCATTCAAAACATTAAATGAAATTGGTATTAAGCAGGATGGTGCAACCGGAAAGCTGAAGATTGACGATGACAAGCTCAAAAAAGCGCTAAACGAAAATACAGCCTCCGTACGTGAACTACTGGTCGGCGATGGCAAAGAAACCGGGATCACCACCAAAATCGCCACTGAAGTAAAAGGGTATCTGGCCGATGACGGCATTATTGACAGTGCACAAGACAGCATCAACGCCACACTGAAAAAACTGACCAAGCAATACCTGTCCGTCAGTGCCAGCATTGAAGATACCGTGGCACGCTATACGGCACAGTTTACTCAGTTAGACACCATGATGAGTAAGCTGAATAACACCAGTAACTATCTGAGCCAGCAATTTACTGCCATGAGCAATTCCTGA
- the tcyN gene encoding L-cystine ABC transporter ATP-binding protein TcyN: MSAIEVRNLVKKFHGQTVLHGIDLEVKPGEVVAIIGPSGSGKTTLLRSINLLEQPEAGTIKVGDITIDTARSLNQQKGLIRQLRQHVGFVFQNFNLFPHRTVLENIIEGPVIVKGESKAEATARARELLAKVGLAGKETSYPRRLSGGQQQRVAIARALAMRPEVILFDEPTSALDPELVGEVLNTIRQLAEEKRTMVIVTHEMSFARDVADRAIFMDQGRIVEKGPAKSLFTAPQQPRTRQFLEKFLMQ, encoded by the coding sequence ATGAGTGCGATCGAAGTCAGAAACCTGGTGAAAAAATTTCACGGGCAAACGGTACTGCACGGTATTGATCTTGAGGTAAAGCCTGGCGAAGTGGTGGCGATTATCGGGCCGAGCGGCTCGGGTAAAACCACTCTGTTGCGGAGTATTAATTTACTGGAGCAACCGGAGGCAGGCACGATCAAAGTCGGTGACATTACCATTGATACCGCGCGTTCTTTGAATCAGCAGAAAGGACTTATCCGCCAGTTGCGCCAGCATGTAGGTTTTGTGTTCCAGAACTTTAATTTGTTTCCACACCGCACGGTGCTGGAGAACATCATTGAAGGTCCGGTAATTGTGAAAGGAGAGTCAAAAGCCGAAGCGACGGCCCGCGCGCGTGAATTGCTGGCGAAGGTCGGTCTGGCCGGTAAAGAGACCAGCTATCCGCGTCGTTTATCCGGTGGACAGCAACAGCGCGTGGCGATTGCCCGGGCGCTGGCAATGCGCCCGGAGGTGATCCTGTTTGATGAACCCACATCAGCACTTGATCCTGAACTCGTTGGCGAGGTGTTGAATACCATTCGCCAGCTGGCGGAGGAAAAACGCACCATGGTGATTGTGACGCATGAAATGAGCTTTGCGCGCGACGTTGCTGACCGGGCAATATTTATGGATCAGGGGCGCATTGTGGAGAAGGGACCGGCAAAATCTCTGTTTACCGCGCCTCAACAACCGCGCACTCGTCAGTTTCTAGAAAAGTTTTTAATGCAATAA
- the fliS gene encoding flagellar export chaperone FliS, producing the protein MYTASGTKAYAQVGVESGVMSASPHQLIEMLFDGAHSALVRARLFMQQGDIVAKGEALSKAINIIDNGLKAGLDQDNGGEIATNLSALYDYMIRRLLQANLRNDCQAIEEVEGLLSNIAEAWKQISPKASSQESR; encoded by the coding sequence ATGTATACCGCGAGCGGTACCAAAGCCTATGCACAGGTCGGCGTAGAGAGTGGCGTGATGAGCGCCAGTCCGCATCAGTTGATCGAAATGTTGTTTGATGGCGCGCACAGCGCCCTGGTGCGCGCTCGCCTGTTTATGCAGCAGGGTGATATCGTTGCCAAAGGTGAGGCCTTAAGCAAAGCTATTAATATCATTGATAATGGTCTGAAAGCGGGGCTGGATCAGGACAATGGCGGCGAAATCGCCACTAATTTGTCTGCGCTATACGACTATATGATCCGCCGTCTGCTGCAAGCCAACTTGCGTAATGATTGTCAGGCCATTGAAGAAGTCGAAGGGTTACTCAGTAACATTGCGGAAGCCTGGAAACAGATCTCACCCAAAGCATCGTCCCAGGAGTCTCGCTAA
- the dcyD gene encoding D-cysteine desulfhydrase yields MPLHNLTRFPRLEFIGAPTPLEYLPRFSDYLGRDIFIKRDDVTPMAMGGNKLRKLEFLAADALREGADTLITAGAIQSNHVRQTAAVAAKLGLHCVALLENPIGTTAENYLSNGNRLLLDLFNTQVEMCDALTDPNAQLQELATRIEAQGFRPYVIPVGGSNALGAMGYVESALEIAQQCEGAVELSSVVVASGSAGTHAGLAVGLEQLMPNVELIGVTVSRSVADQKPKVVALQQDIARELELTATADILLWDDYFAPGYGTPNEEGMEAVKLLARLEGILLDPVYTGKAMAGLIDGIAQKRFKDEGPVLFIHTGGAPALFAYHPHV; encoded by the coding sequence ATGCCGCTGCATAACTTAACGCGCTTTCCACGTCTGGAATTTATTGGCGCGCCAACGCCGCTCGAATATCTCCCGCGCTTCTCTGATTACCTCGGGCGTGACATTTTTATAAAACGCGATGACGTCACGCCGATGGCGATGGGCGGCAATAAGCTGCGCAAGCTGGAGTTTCTGGCGGCAGACGCGCTGCGCGAAGGGGCCGATACGCTGATTACCGCTGGTGCCATCCAGTCGAACCACGTGCGCCAGACGGCGGCGGTGGCAGCAAAGCTGGGGCTACACTGCGTGGCGCTGCTGGAAAACCCGATTGGCACCACGGCAGAAAACTATCTCAGCAACGGCAACCGTCTGCTGTTAGACCTGTTTAATACTCAGGTTGAAATGTGCGACGCGCTGACTGACCCAAATGCTCAGCTGCAGGAACTGGCGACGCGGATTGAAGCGCAAGGGTTTCGACCATATGTGATCCCGGTCGGCGGTTCGAATGCGCTCGGCGCAATGGGCTATGTTGAAAGCGCGCTGGAAATTGCCCAGCAGTGTGAGGGGGCGGTCGAGCTCTCCTCCGTGGTGGTGGCGTCGGGTAGTGCGGGTACGCATGCCGGTCTGGCGGTGGGTCTGGAACAGCTGATGCCCAACGTTGAGCTGATAGGGGTGACGGTATCGCGCAGCGTAGCCGATCAAAAACCGAAAGTTGTCGCGCTGCAGCAGGATATTGCCCGCGAACTGGAACTGACGGCCACCGCGGATATCCTTTTATGGGATGATTATTTTGCGCCGGGCTACGGCACGCCAAATGAAGAGGGTATGGAAGCGGTGAAACTGCTGGCGCGTCTGGAAGGCATCTTGCTGGATCCGGTGTATACCGGTAAAGCGATGGCGGGCCTGATCGACGGGATCGCCCAGAAGCGCTTCAAGGATGAAGGTCCCGTCCTGTTTATTCATACCGGTGGGGCGCCTGCGCTGTTTGCCTACCATCCTCACGTGTAA
- the tcyJ gene encoding cystine ABC transporter substrate-binding protein: MKLALLGRQALMGVMAVALVAGMSAKTFADEGLLNKVKERGTLLVGLEGTYPPFSFQGDDGKLTGFEVEFAEELAKHLGVKASLKPTKWDGMLASLDSKRIDVVINQVTISDERQKKYDFSTPYTVSGIQALVKKGNEGVIKTAADLKGKKVGVGLGTNYEEWLRQNVQGVDIRTYDDDPTKYQDLRVGRIDAILVDRLAALDLVKKTKDTLAVTGEAFSRQESGVALRKGNEDLLKAVDAAIAEMQKDGTLKALSEKWFGADVTK; this comes from the coding sequence ATGAAATTAGCACTTCTGGGACGTCAGGCTTTGATGGGTGTAATGGCTGTTGCACTTGTCGCCGGTATGAGCGCAAAAACATTTGCGGACGAAGGTCTGTTAAATAAAGTGAAAGAGCGCGGCACGCTGTTGGTCGGTCTCGAAGGGACCTACCCCCCGTTTAGTTTTCAGGGTGATGACGGCAAGCTGACCGGTTTCGAAGTGGAGTTTGCTGAAGAACTGGCAAAACATCTCGGGGTGAAAGCGTCGCTGAAACCGACCAAATGGGATGGCATGCTGGCCTCTTTAGATTCCAAACGCATTGACGTGGTCATTAACCAGGTGACCATCTCTGACGAACGTCAGAAAAAATACGATTTCTCTACCCCGTATACGGTTTCTGGTATCCAGGCGCTGGTGAAAAAAGGCAACGAAGGCGTGATTAAAACGGCGGCTGACCTGAAAGGTAAAAAAGTCGGCGTCGGTCTGGGTACTAACTACGAAGAATGGCTGCGCCAGAACGTGCAGGGCGTCGATATTCGTACCTATGATGATGACCCGACAAAATATCAGGATCTGCGCGTCGGTCGTATCGATGCCATTCTGGTTGACCGTCTGGCCGCGTTGGATCTGGTGAAGAAAACCAAAGACACGCTGGCGGTGACCGGTGAAGCATTCTCTCGCCAGGAGTCCGGCGTAGCGCTGCGTAAAGGCAATGAAGATCTGCTGAAAGCTGTCGATGCAGCCATTGCTGAAATGCAGAAAGACGGTACCCTGAAAGCCCTGTCTGAAAAATGGTTTGGGGCGGATGTGACGAAATAA
- a CDS encoding flagellin, producing MAQVINTNSLSLLTQNNLNKSQSSLSSAIERLSSGLRINSAKDDAAGQAIANRFTSNIKGLTQASRNANDGISVAQTTEGALSEINNNLQRIRELSVQATNGTNSDSDLNSIQDEITQRLSEIDRVSGQTQFNGVKVLAADQTMKIQVGANDGETIEIQLDKIDAKTLGLDSFSVAPGKVPTSSSVALKSEVAPTLTQVNATTGKVGTVDAFGTDYKTALTAAYFPGATVTGDVTDANGAGKTDKVYQIQVEGQSYFVAQDGDAAGGSFNLLKQNGSGYEKVQVEGKNVQLANFGGRVTAFVDDTNVAKSVDLTSGKVGKALAFNDSPMSVYADGKNLEVRQVLDKDGKAIADTYAAKTADGKYLAVNVDKATGNTSVIKDADGKNVEFALGSDGSAKTIVRDGDKTYATTLGALGTAAPTATTDKTKELTASDLKAISTNNPLEKLDSALAKVDKLRSSLGAVQNRFDSAITNLGNTVNNLSSARSRIEDADYATEVSNMSRAQILQQAGTSVLAQANQTTQNVLSLLR from the coding sequence ATGGCACAAGTCATCAATACAAACAGCCTGTCGCTGTTGACCCAGAACAACCTGAACAAATCTCAGTCTTCCCTGAGCTCCGCTATCGAGCGTCTGTCCTCCGGTCTGCGTATCAACAGCGCCAAAGACGATGCTGCTGGCCAGGCAATTGCAAACCGCTTCACCTCGAACATCAAAGGTCTGACCCAGGCGTCCCGTAACGCCAACGACGGTATCTCTGTTGCACAGACCACTGAAGGTGCACTGTCTGAAATTAACAACAACCTGCAGCGTATCCGTGAACTGTCCGTTCAGGCAACTAACGGTACTAACTCCGATTCTGACCTGAACTCCATTCAGGATGAAATCACCCAGCGCTTAAGCGAAATTGACCGTGTATCTGGTCAGACCCAGTTCAACGGCGTGAAAGTGCTTGCAGCCGACCAGACCATGAAAATCCAGGTTGGTGCAAACGATGGTGAAACCATCGAAATCCAGCTGGACAAAATTGACGCGAAAACCTTAGGTCTGGATAGCTTCAGTGTAGCTCCTGGTAAGGTTCCGACTTCTTCTTCCGTTGCACTGAAAAGTGAAGTGGCTCCGACTCTGACGCAGGTAAATGCCACAACTGGTAAAGTTGGTACTGTTGATGCTTTTGGGACTGACTATAAAACTGCGTTAACTGCAGCATATTTCCCGGGCGCAACCGTTACTGGTGACGTTACTGATGCAAATGGTGCGGGTAAAACAGATAAGGTCTATCAAATTCAAGTTGAAGGACAAAGCTACTTCGTAGCCCAAGATGGTGATGCGGCTGGTGGGAGCTTCAACTTACTTAAGCAAAATGGCTCTGGTTATGAAAAGGTTCAGGTTGAAGGTAAAAACGTTCAACTGGCTAACTTTGGTGGACGTGTCACTGCATTCGTTGACGATACTAACGTTGCAAAATCGGTAGATTTGACATCCGGTAAAGTTGGCAAAGCGCTGGCGTTCAACGATTCCCCAATGTCTGTATATGCCGATGGGAAAAACCTTGAAGTACGTCAGGTACTGGATAAGGATGGTAAGGCTATTGCTGATACCTATGCAGCTAAAACTGCTGATGGTAAATACCTGGCAGTCAATGTGGATAAAGCCACTGGTAACACTTCCGTGATCAAAGATGCTGACGGAAAAAATGTTGAATTTGCGCTTGGCTCTGATGGTAGCGCTAAAACGATTGTTCGTGATGGTGATAAAACGTATGCAACCACTTTAGGCGCATTAGGTACAGCAGCCCCAACAGCGACTACTGATAAGACGAAAGAACTGACTGCAAGTGATTTGAAAGCAATCAGCACCAACAATCCTCTGGAAAAACTGGATTCTGCGTTAGCTAAAGTTGATAAATTGCGTAGCTCTCTGGGTGCGGTACAGAACCGTTTTGATTCTGCTATCACCAACCTGGGTAACACCGTAAACAACCTGTCTTCTGCTCGTAGCCGTATTGAAGACGCTGACTATGCGACCGAAGTATCTAACATGTCTCGTGCGCAGATCCTGCAGCAGGCGGGTACTTCTGTTCTGGCGCAGGCTAACCAGACCACGCAGAACGTTCTGTCTCTGCTGCGTTAA
- the fliT gene encoding flagella biosynthesis regulatory protein FliT, translating into MTSAVEFINRWQRIALLSHSLLELAQRGEWDLLLEQEVSYLQSIEVVMEDGTPPGITRSIQDIVAGYIKQTLDNEQLLKALLQQRLDELSNLIGQSTRQKTLNNAYGRLSGMLLVPDAPQ; encoded by the coding sequence ATGACCTCAGCCGTGGAGTTTATCAACCGTTGGCAGCGCATCGCGCTGCTCAGTCACTCACTGCTGGAACTGGCGCAGCGCGGTGAATGGGACCTTTTACTGGAACAGGAAGTTAGCTATCTGCAAAGTATTGAAGTGGTCATGGAAGACGGAACTCCACCTGGCATTACGCGAAGTATTCAGGACATCGTCGCAGGATATATTAAACAGACGCTGGATAACGAACAGTTACTCAAAGCCTTGTTACAACAACGACTGGATGAACTCAGCAATCTCATCGGTCAGTCAACACGCCAAAAGACACTGAATAATGCCTATGGCCGTCTTTCCGGTATGCTGCTGGTTCCCGACGCCCCACAATAA
- the fliZ gene encoding flagella biosynthesis regulatory protein FliZ: protein MTVQQSKRRPLSRYLKDFKHSQTHCAHCFKLLDRITLVRRGQIVNKIAIARLDTLLDAAAWEQEKKEWVALCRFCGDLHCKEQSDFFDIIGFKQFLFEQTEMSHGTVREYVVRLRRLGNHLTEQNISHDLLQEGFLDENLAPWLPETSTNNYRIALRKYEQFKAHAHMGHMQKSSWTASSDIY, encoded by the coding sequence ATGACGGTGCAGCAATCAAAAAGACGGCCTCTAAGCCGCTACCTCAAAGATTTCAAACACAGCCAGACGCATTGCGCCCATTGCTTTAAGTTGCTCGACAGGATCACGCTGGTCCGCCGGGGCCAGATTGTGAATAAAATCGCCATCGCCCGTCTGGATACGTTGCTTGACGCTGCCGCCTGGGAGCAGGAGAAAAAAGAGTGGGTGGCGTTGTGTCGTTTTTGCGGTGATTTACATTGCAAAGAACAAAGCGACTTTTTTGACATCATTGGTTTTAAACAATTTTTGTTTGAACAAACCGAAATGAGCCACGGCACGGTGCGTGAATATGTGGTTCGCCTGCGTCGACTTGGTAATCATCTGACCGAACAGAACATCTCTCATGACCTGCTGCAGGAAGGCTTCCTCGACGAAAACCTCGCCCCGTGGCTGCCGGAAACCAGCACCAACAATTATCGTATTGCGCTGCGCAAGTATGAGCAGTTTAAAGCGCATGCGCATATGGGCCATATGCAGAAATCCTCCTGGACAGCCAGTTCTGATATATATTAA
- a CDS encoding DUF2594 family protein translates to MSTPDFSTAENNQELANEVTCLKAMLTLMLQAMGQADAGRVILKMEKQLALIEDQAQAAVFTNTVKQIKQAYRQ, encoded by the coding sequence ATGAGTACGCCTGATTTTTCCACTGCTGAGAATAATCAAGAACTGGCTAACGAAGTCACCTGCCTGAAAGCCATGTTAACGCTGATGCTGCAGGCAATGGGACAAGCCGATGCAGGCCGCGTGATTCTTAAGATGGAAAAACAGCTCGCGCTGATTGAAGACCAAGCCCAGGCTGCGGTATTTACCAACACTGTTAAACAAATTAAACAGGCCTACCGTCAGTAA
- the sdiA gene encoding transcriptional regulator SdiA — MQDHDFFTWRRSMLLRFQEMATAEDVYNELQHQTQHLEFDFYALCVRHPVPFTRPKTALHTTYPQAWVAHYQSENYLAIDPVLKPENFSQGHLAWDDTLFRDAQPLWDAARNHGLRKGVTQCVMLPNRALGFLSVSRASVRNGRFAQDEVELRMQLLVRESLSVLTRLEDDMVMAPEMRFSKREKEILKWTAEGKTSAEIAMILSISENTVNFHQKNMQKKFNAPNKTQIACYAAATGLI, encoded by the coding sequence ATGCAGGATCATGATTTCTTCACCTGGCGACGGAGCATGCTGTTACGCTTTCAGGAAATGGCGACGGCAGAGGACGTCTATAATGAATTACAACATCAGACGCAACATCTGGAGTTCGATTTTTACGCGCTCTGTGTTCGTCATCCCGTACCGTTTACCCGACCCAAAACGGCGCTTCATACAACCTATCCTCAAGCTTGGGTGGCGCATTATCAGTCCGAAAATTATCTCGCGATTGACCCGGTGCTAAAGCCCGAAAACTTTAGCCAGGGCCATCTAGCCTGGGACGATACCTTATTTCGCGATGCGCAACCTCTGTGGGATGCCGCGCGTAATCACGGTTTACGCAAAGGGGTGACGCAGTGCGTAATGTTGCCGAACCGGGCGCTGGGTTTTCTTTCCGTCTCGCGTGCGAGTGTGCGTAATGGCCGCTTTGCGCAGGATGAAGTGGAACTCAGAATGCAATTACTGGTAAGGGAGAGCCTGTCCGTTCTGACGCGACTGGAAGATGATATGGTCATGGCGCCCGAGATGCGTTTTAGTAAGCGGGAAAAAGAAATACTGAAATGGACCGCAGAGGGAAAAACATCGGCTGAAATAGCGATGATCCTGTCGATTTCTGAAAATACCGTTAACTTCCATCAGAAGAATATGCAGAAGAAGTTTAATGCGCCAAACAAAACACAGATAGCCTGTTATGCTGCCGCGACCGGGCTTATCTGA
- the uvrY gene encoding UvrY/SirA/GacA family response regulator transcription factor codes for MINVFLVDDHELVRAGIRRILEDIKGIKVVGEACCGEDAVKWCRSNSVDVVLMDMNMPGIGGLEATRKIARSTADIKVIMLTVHTENPLPAKVMQAGAAGYLSKGAAPQEVVSAIRSVFSGQRYIASDIAQQMALSQIEPEKTETPFASLSERELQIMLMITKGQKVNEISEQLNLSPKTVNSYRYRMFSKLNIHGDVELTHLAIRHGLCNAETLTSQ; via the coding sequence TTGATCAACGTTTTTCTTGTTGATGACCACGAACTGGTGCGCGCAGGGATACGACGCATTCTTGAAGATATTAAAGGCATTAAAGTTGTCGGCGAAGCGTGCTGCGGCGAAGATGCTGTAAAATGGTGCCGCTCAAATTCCGTCGACGTCGTGCTGATGGACATGAATATGCCCGGTATTGGTGGGCTTGAGGCCACACGCAAAATCGCGCGTTCAACGGCTGACATAAAAGTGATTATGCTGACCGTCCATACTGAAAACCCGTTGCCCGCAAAAGTTATGCAGGCGGGTGCCGCAGGATATCTGAGCAAGGGGGCTGCGCCTCAGGAAGTGGTTAGCGCCATTCGCTCAGTCTTTTCCGGGCAACGCTATATTGCTTCTGATATCGCTCAGCAAATGGCGCTCAGCCAGATTGAGCCAGAGAAAACGGAAACGCCGTTTGCCAGTTTGTCTGAACGTGAGTTGCAGATTATGCTGATGATCACCAAAGGTCAGAAGGTCAATGAGATCTCAGAGCAGCTGAATCTCAGTCCGAAAACGGTGAACAGCTATCGCTATCGAATGTTCAGTAAATTAAACATTCACGGTGACGTAGAGCTGACTCACCTGGCAATTCGCCATGGCCTGTGTAATGCGGAGACGTTAACAAGCCAGTGA
- a CDS encoding RNA polymerase sigma factor FliA — MNSLYTAEGVMDKHSLWQRYVPLVRHEALRLQVRLPASVELDDLLQAGGIGLLNAVDRYDALQGTAFTTYAVQRIRGAMLDELRSRDWVPRSVRRNAREVAQAMGQLEQELGRNATETEVAERLAIPVQEYRQMLLDTNNSQLFSYDEWREEHGDSIELVTEENQQENPLQQLLDGNLRQRVMDAIDALPEREKLVLTLYYQEELNLKEIGAVLEVGESRVSQLHSQAIKRLRTKLGKL, encoded by the coding sequence GTGAATTCACTGTATACCGCTGAAGGTGTAATGGATAAACACTCGCTGTGGCAGCGTTATGTACCGTTGGTGCGTCACGAAGCATTGCGCCTTCAGGTGCGTTTGCCGGCGAGCGTAGAACTGGATGACCTGCTACAAGCGGGCGGCATCGGGTTATTGAATGCAGTTGACCGATATGACGCTTTGCAAGGAACGGCATTTACCACTTACGCAGTGCAGCGTATTCGTGGGGCTATGCTGGATGAACTACGCAGCCGGGATTGGGTGCCGCGTAGCGTTCGGCGCAATGCCCGCGAAGTGGCCCAGGCAATGGGACAACTGGAGCAGGAATTAGGGCGCAACGCGACGGAAACCGAAGTGGCGGAGCGTCTGGCTATTCCTGTGCAAGAGTATCGTCAGATGTTGCTTGATACCAATAACAGCCAACTCTTTTCCTACGATGAGTGGCGGGAAGAGCATGGCGATAGTATTGAGCTGGTGACTGAAGAAAATCAGCAGGAAAACCCGTTACAACAGCTGCTTGATGGCAATTTACGCCAGCGCGTGATGGACGCGATTGACGCATTGCCGGAGCGTGAAAAGCTGGTGCTGACGCTGTACTACCAGGAAGAGCTGAATCTGAAAGAGATTGGTGCCGTCCTGGAAGTCGGCGAATCTCGGGTCAGCCAGTTGCACAGTCAGGCCATCAAACGTCTACGCACTAAGCTGGGTAAGCTATAG